In Vallitalea okinawensis, one genomic interval encodes:
- a CDS encoding DUF6144 family protein encodes MEHLQHWINNLMNSLESETEKELSNKIIENCGRVCAKECGATNEVKKIITSLNDHNDIDIILERMNLAGIGGGKLHRIDNHIYGIYETCYCPSRNLINNTSFCNCTKGWLKEVFEDILGKTIDVKLEQTIAQGDSMCKFQISY; translated from the coding sequence ATGGAACATTTACAGCATTGGATTAATAATTTAATGAATTCACTTGAATCTGAAACTGAAAAAGAACTAAGTAATAAGATCATTGAAAATTGTGGCAGAGTATGTGCCAAAGAATGTGGTGCTACCAATGAAGTCAAAAAAATCATTACGAGTCTAAATGATCATAATGATATTGATATCATTCTTGAAAGAATGAATCTGGCTGGAATAGGTGGAGGCAAGTTACATAGAATAGATAATCATATATATGGTATATACGAAACATGTTATTGTCCTTCTAGAAATCTTATTAATAATACAAGCTTCTGCAATTGTACAAAAGGGTGGCTAAAAGAAGTTTTTGAAGACATATTAGGAAAAACTATAGATGTGAAGCTTGAACAAACTATTGCTCAAGGAGATTCTATGTGTAAATTCCAAATCAGCTATTAA
- a CDS encoding helix-turn-helix domain-containing protein translates to MDRMEQYILDNYISNLSINVEYANRSTVGKGWGAEDFTPILDKIYLINEGEIYLNIDGEELYPKKNSLLFIPAHTKQTFNIISQENLDHYYCHFSSLISGHENLRLIDVIEIPYCLELDEEKNTIQQLFIKMIACNNYKNISNIVKSKALLYEIMQYYLDKCTSITFKTPSHSANKLSIVLDYIENNLNRHVTNNELADLIHLHPNYFVTIFKKSLGVSPKKYINDIRLRKAKDLLLSTELNISDITYQLGFKDIYYFSKKFKKDTGLSPSLFRRLYKY, encoded by the coding sequence ATGGATCGAATGGAACAATATATATTGGATAATTATATAAGTAATTTATCAATTAATGTTGAGTATGCTAATCGGAGTACTGTCGGAAAAGGTTGGGGAGCAGAAGATTTTACACCTATTCTTGATAAAATCTATCTCATCAACGAAGGTGAAATTTATCTCAACATTGATGGAGAGGAATTATATCCAAAGAAGAACAGTTTACTATTTATACCAGCCCATACTAAACAAACTTTCAACATAATAAGTCAAGAAAATCTGGATCATTATTACTGCCATTTTTCTTCATTGATTAGTGGACATGAAAATCTTCGGTTAATAGATGTGATAGAAATACCTTACTGTTTAGAGTTAGATGAAGAAAAGAATACTATTCAGCAATTATTTATTAAAATGATAGCGTGTAATAATTATAAAAATATAAGCAATATAGTTAAATCAAAAGCATTATTATACGAAATCATGCAGTATTATCTTGATAAGTGTACATCAATAACTTTCAAAACACCTTCCCATTCAGCTAATAAGCTATCTATTGTTCTTGACTATATAGAGAATAATTTGAATCGTCATGTGACCAATAATGAATTAGCTGACTTAATACATCTACATCCCAATTATTTTGTGACTATTTTTAAAAAAAGCCTTGGAGTATCTCCTAAAAAATATATCAACGATATTCGATTAAGAAAAGCAAAAGATTTACTTCTGTCAACAGAATTAAATATATCAGATATTACTTACCAGCTTGGTTTTAAAGATATTTATTATTTTTCAAAGAAATTTAAAAAAGATACTGGTTTGTCGCCGTCTTTATTTAGACGTCTGTATAAGTATTAA
- a CDS encoding alpha-N-acetylglucosaminidase, translating to MKKNLLEHEKSGYELIKRILPDDYQNFKIEIIGNTEHDVFEIVTVNEKILLRGNNAVSIGSALHWYLKFYCNCHISWCGNRLELPKPLPLPSTKIRKQTPNKYRYYLNYCTFNYSMAWWDWDRWEKEIDWMALNGINMPLSIIGHEYLWIKVGQKLGISKEKMKEFLTGPAFFAWNFMGNVDGIGGPLPDSWIEEHYELQKKILKRQRELGMMPVLPGFYGHIPQALGDKHPSAMITQLESWYGVAGVYFLDPQDKLFDEIADIFYSEQKKLYGSDHLYSMDLFHEGSSPNASEEYMQEAALNVYKKMIDHDKEGVWVMQSWSMQECMVKVLPSQHLMLLDLYGEHDPKWEKTEAFYGKPWLWCLLHNFGGINGLTGNLKNVYNELHKAYTSDHNGDMVGVGFAPEAIEENPVFYDLVSQMIWDYDEEINMDEWIKNYLLRRYGKENDKAMKAWEYLLDSVYSGVNSFGCTDSIICARPAFEIEKVVNSKVKPYFDLRTLFNAWEQLINAADHLNGVEPFEYDLTDVGREVLAMYARPIYLQMITAYKNRNKNIFIEHWKVLKELILDLDQLVGTQKLFTTKKWLEDAKSWAHNDDEAKLYEYNARMQITQWWPDVSFHDYAHKHWSGLLKEFYLKRWKIFVNYLHESLTSNQEMDYPQYEQDVLQFENTWIESCEPIKESTHSDTISLSRKLYSKYKSILKNYN from the coding sequence ATGAAAAAAAATCTACTGGAGCATGAAAAATCAGGATATGAATTAATTAAACGCATATTACCAGATGATTATCAGAATTTCAAAATAGAAATAATAGGTAATACAGAACATGATGTATTTGAAATTGTGACTGTTAATGAAAAAATTCTACTACGAGGTAATAATGCTGTTAGTATTGGTTCAGCACTACATTGGTATTTGAAGTTTTACTGCAATTGTCATATATCATGGTGTGGTAATAGGTTAGAACTACCAAAACCACTTCCCCTACCTAGTACTAAAATTAGAAAGCAAACACCTAATAAATATCGATATTATCTAAATTACTGTACGTTTAACTATTCAATGGCATGGTGGGATTGGGATCGATGGGAAAAAGAAATTGATTGGATGGCGCTAAACGGTATTAATATGCCATTATCTATAATTGGTCATGAATATTTGTGGATTAAAGTAGGGCAGAAATTGGGCATTTCAAAAGAAAAGATGAAGGAATTCTTAACAGGTCCAGCTTTTTTTGCTTGGAACTTCATGGGTAATGTTGATGGCATTGGAGGACCATTGCCAGATTCTTGGATAGAAGAACATTATGAACTTCAAAAGAAAATATTAAAAAGACAACGTGAACTTGGAATGATGCCTGTATTACCAGGTTTTTACGGTCACATACCTCAGGCTCTAGGTGATAAACATCCATCAGCAATGATTACTCAATTAGAAAGCTGGTATGGAGTAGCAGGTGTCTATTTTCTTGATCCACAAGATAAGTTATTTGATGAAATAGCAGATATTTTTTATTCGGAACAGAAGAAACTCTATGGATCAGATCACCTCTACTCCATGGATTTATTCCATGAAGGAAGTTCACCGAATGCTTCTGAAGAATATATGCAAGAGGCAGCATTAAATGTCTATAAAAAAATGATTGATCATGATAAAGAAGGGGTTTGGGTCATGCAAAGTTGGTCCATGCAAGAATGTATGGTTAAAGTTTTACCCTCACAACATTTAATGCTATTGGACCTTTATGGAGAACATGATCCAAAGTGGGAAAAAACAGAAGCTTTTTATGGTAAGCCATGGTTATGGTGTTTGCTGCATAACTTTGGAGGTATTAATGGACTAACTGGTAATCTGAAAAATGTTTACAATGAACTTCATAAAGCCTATACAAGCGACCACAACGGGGATATGGTTGGTGTTGGGTTTGCTCCTGAAGCCATCGAAGAAAATCCAGTGTTTTATGATTTAGTTTCTCAGATGATATGGGATTATGATGAAGAGATTAATATGGATGAATGGATAAAAAACTATTTATTACGTCGTTATGGTAAAGAGAATGATAAAGCTATGAAAGCCTGGGAGTACTTATTAGATTCTGTATATTCAGGTGTTAATAGTTTTGGATGTACAGATTCCATTATTTGTGCTAGACCTGCTTTTGAGATTGAAAAGGTAGTTAATAGTAAAGTGAAACCCTATTTTGATTTACGTACACTCTTTAATGCTTGGGAACAACTTATCAACGCAGCAGATCATCTCAATGGAGTTGAACCATTTGAATATGATTTGACCGATGTTGGTAGAGAAGTATTAGCTATGTACGCCAGACCTATATACCTCCAAATGATAACTGCATACAAAAATCGTAATAAGAATATCTTCATAGAACACTGGAAAGTTCTTAAGGAGTTAATCTTGGATTTAGATCAACTTGTTGGTACTCAGAAACTATTTACAACTAAGAAATGGCTAGAAGATGCCAAGTCATGGGCACACAATGATGATGAGGCCAAACTTTATGAATACAACGCCAGAATGCAAATAACGCAATGGTGGCCAGACGTTTCTTTTCATGATTATGCTCATAAACACTGGTCAGGACTATTAAAAGAATTTTATTTAAAAAGATGGAAAATCTTTGTTAACTACTTGCATGAATCCCTGACTAGCAATCAAGAAATGGATTATCCTCAATATGAACAAGACGTTTTGCAATTTGAAAATACTTGGATAGAAAGTTGTGAGCCTATCAAAGAATCAACACACTCCGATACCATTTCTCTATCTAGAAAGCTGTACTCAAAATATAAATCTATACTTAAAAATTATAATTAA